A genome region from Eremothecium gossypii ATCC 10895 chromosome VII, complete sequence includes the following:
- the GPT2 gene encoding bifunctional glycerol-3-phosphate/glycerone-phosphate O-acyltransferase GPT2 (Syntenic homolog of Saccharomyces cerevisiae YKR067W (GPT2)), whose translation MSVRVPVVDPTYQNVYSGKHYAMATFLYDLAIFFFNIAFTIFFRKIHVRGTSNLPPQGRPAIVVCAPHANQFVDPTLVMTQVKKLPGQHSRRPCFVMAAASFKKPLVGMLGRWTAGISVDRAADHLRVCEENMVLYCPDYDKDPLRYKVRPRDGARAIRDVRAVFTENGLLGLPGNLGSAQIAALEAPDAIRVQRPFGHSSAVRTLLERGTDFLYAPKLDNGTLFQDVFNHLHTKGLVGIFPEGGSHDRPSLLPIKAGVAIMALRAVAADPEMEISIVPCGLYYFHRHMFRSRAVLEFGAPIIVDGAMGQKYLQDPKTTVSELLDQVVNALYSVTVNTDDYDILMLVQATRRLYQAAWGNKRVPLAAVVEMNRKLSIGYTKHKEHPRIKHLMLAIRDYDAQLYSLGLKDHQVDELRNPNEKAVYIIFLFLTRLFHVLVFALLSLPGALLFSPIFITCHFYSQKKAREGLKRSLVKIKGDDLLATWKLVVAFCMTPALYAVYAALLTYLTFSHFHPLIFANKIGTFMCYYVLLLATTYASFVIGEIGMDVFKSLPPLFISLIYPSQKLQELREIRKNLSAEVYAMGPAFFPDLDRSDKSERDSAVNSAPAQLMEPALGPESPLLQRCATTTQLAFRNTVSASGIIEAQANDVPGKGRVVTEDSCWSSSSYYGHEAASSFKTPAQDDRK comes from the coding sequence ATGTCGGTGCGTGTCCCGGTGGTGGACCCAACGTACCAGAACGTATACAGCGGCAAACACTACGCGATGGCGACATTTCTGTATGACCTGGCGATATTTTTCTTCAATATCGCCTTCACGATCTTCTTCCGAAAGATACATGTGCGCGGGACGTCGAACCTGCCTCCGCAGGGGCGGCCGGCGATCGTGGTGTGCGCGCCGCACGCGAACCAGTTCGTGGACCCCACGCTGGTGATGACACAGGTCAAGAAGTTGCCAGGGCAGCACTCGCGGCGGCCGTGTTTTGTCATGGCGGCAGCGTCGTTCAAGAAGCCGCTTGTGGGCATGTTGGGGCGGTGGACGGCCGGGATCTCGGTGGACCGCGCGGCAGACCACCTCCGAGTGTGCGAGGAAAACATGGTGCTGTACTGCCCAGACTACGACAAGGACCCACTGAGATACAAGGTGCGGCCGAGGgacggcgcgcgcgcgatCCGGGATGTGAGGGCGGTGTTTACGGAAAATGGGCTACTGGGGCTGCCAGGCAACCTGGGCAGCGCGCAAATCGCTGCGTTAGAGGCGCCAGACGCCATTCGCGTGCAGCGGCCGTTTGGGCACAGCAGCGCGGTGCGCACGCTGCTAGAGCGCGGCACGGACTTTCTGTACGCACCGAAACTCGATAACGGCACACTGTTCCAGGACGTGTTCAACCACCTGCATACCAAGGGTCTCGTGGGCATCTTCCCCGAGGGCGGCTCGCACGACCGGccgtcgctgctgccgaTAAAGGCCGGCGTTGCGATCATGGCCCTGCGGGCCGTCGCAGCCGACCCCGAGATGGAGATCAGCATTGTGCCCTGCGGGCTTTACTACTTCCACCGGCACATGTTTCGGTCGCGTGCTGTGCTTGAGTTCGGTGCGCCGATCATAGTGGATGGAGCCATGGGGCAGAAATACTTGCAGGACCCGAAAACCACCGTCTCTGAACTGCTTGACCAAGTAGTAAATGCATTGTATTCAGTTACTGTGAATACCGACGATTACGACATACTGATGCTTGTACAGGCGACTCGGCGGCTGTACCAGGCGGCGTGGGGGAATAAACGGGTGCCGCTCGCCGCTGTAGTAGAGATGAACAGAAAACTTTCCATTGGGTATACGAAGCACAAAGAACACCCGCGCATCAAACACCTTATGCTAGCGATCAGGGACTACGACGCACAACTCTATTCGCTCGGTCTCAAAGACCATCAGGTTGACGAATTACGCAATCCTAATGAAAAAGCGGTGTATATTATATTCTTATTCCTCACCAGATTATTCCATGTCTTGGTTTTCGCTCTGTTATCACTGCCCGGTGCCCTGCTGTTCTCGCCAATATTCATTACCTGCCATTTTTATTCCCAGAAGAAGGCGAGAGAGGGCCTAAAACGTTCGCTAGTGAAGATCAAGGGCGATGACTTGCTAGCGACATGGAAGCTGGTGGTTGCATTTTGCATGACCCCTGCACTATACGCCGTGtacgccgcgctgctgacTTACCTCACGTTTAGCCACTTTCATCCCTTAATCTTTGCTAATAAAATTGGGACATTCATGTGCTATTATGTATTACTATTGGCGACCACGTATGCATCCTTTGTTATTGGAGAAATAGGAATGGATGTTTTCAAGTCCCTGCCGCCTTTGTTCATCTCTTTGATATATCCTTCCCAAAAGCTGCAGGAACTACGCGAGATTAGAAAAAACCTAAGTGCGGAGGTATATGCAATGGGTCCGGCTTTCTTCCCAGATTTGGATCGCTCCGACAAATCAGAGAGAGATTCTGCTGTGAACAGTGCGCCTGCCCAGCTGATGGAGCCAGCATTGGGCCCAGAAAGTCCGTTATTACAGAGGTGCGCTACCACTACACAATTGGCATTTCGCAATACCGTTTCTGCATCGGGAATAATAGAAGCGCAGGCAAACGATGTACCTGGGAAGGGCCGTGTGGTTACCGAAGATAGTTGCTGGTCTTCCTCTAGCTATTACGGCCATGAAGCTGCATCTTCATTCAAGACTCCAGCGCAGGACGACCGGAAATAG
- a CDS encoding type II protein arginine methyltransferase (Non-syntenic homolog of Saccharomyces cerevisiae YKL162C), producing MLLWQYIVLRGQLAALLSSPCNLDNLTHRATLATVQQREDMRQCIRRLAESSRALPQLTTKELLAQGRVPSFSVTYRDFMEWNNIQVARHGRFFEKRNAASLSQLHSLGRAEPLLCHALARWMHVDYKLNSYPYYDLNVLLVYTDWDQAQRVAGALVAFLERVQAASGQRVNCFLAPLHDAPAPARRRAAVPPGVRVLDSGLLLGPEPCRMEDPVYVVLMNDVVRYLSCDLVRMGNGGDWQQMHLDVEKRSTQRVWFDTMDHWCHAATTLHVPQGMEFRPGTRMFVPTRLTQLLHCLCEYMPEHRLFALDMPQQRQWWYWLYYNNQRTVTDAIQVHQLHDVFTKSEVETVFAADFASLKRLYALVSDGLKLAHTEPAADFASHWTDLRESEELLGRDLSAEYASLQACMLSVMRAL from the coding sequence ATGCTGCTGTGGCAGTATATTGTGCTGCGGGGTCAATTGGCTGCGCTTTTAAGCTCGCCCTGCAATCTCGACAACCTGACTCACCGGGCTACGTTGGCAACGGTACAGCAACGCGAAGACATGCGGCAATGCATCCGAAGACTCGCTGAGAGCAGCAGGGCGCTTCCGCAGCTCACTACGAAGGAGCTCCTCGCGCAGGGGCGGGTGCCGTCCTTTTCGGTGACCTACCGGGACTTCATGGAGTGGAACAACATTCAGGTGGCGCGGCATGGGCGCTTCTTCGAGAAACGTAACGCGGCGTCGCTCTCGCAGCTGCACTCGCTGGGCCGCGCGGAACCGCTGCTGTGCCACGCGCTCGCGCGGTGGATGCACGTAGACTACAAGCTCAACAGCTACCCTTACTACGATCTAAacgtgctgctggtgtATACGGACTGGGACCAGGCCCAGCGCGTGGCCGGCGCGCTGGTGGCGTTTCTGGAGCGCGTGCAGGCGGCCAGCGGGCAGCGCGTGAATTGCTTCCTCGCCCCGCTGCACGacgcgcccgcgcccgcgcgccggagGGCGGCTGTTCCCCCTGGCGTGCGCGTGCTGGACAgcgggctgctgctgggTCCGGAGCCGTGCCGCATGGAGGACCCTGTCTACGTTGTGCTCATGAATGACGTCGTGCGGTATCTGTCGTGCGACCTTGTGCGCATGGGCAACGGCGGCGACTGGCAGCAGATGCACCTCGACGTCGAGAAGCGCAGCACCCAGCGCGTGTGGTTCGACACCATGGACCACTGGTGCCACGCGGCCACCACGCTCCACGTGCCGCAGGGTATGGAGTTCCGGCCGGGCACCAGGATGTTCGTTCCCACGCGCCTGACGCAGCTCCTCCACTGCCTGTGCGAATACATGCCCGAGCACAGACTCTTCGCGCTGGACatgccgcagcagcgccagtGGTGGTACTGGCTCTACTACAACAACCAGCGCACCGTCACCGACGCGATTCAggtccaccagctgcacgACGTGTTTACCAAGTCCGAGGTCGAGACGGTCTTCGCCGCCGACTTCGCCAGCCTGAAGCGCCTGTACGCGCTCGTGTCCGACGGCCTCAAGCTCGCGCACACCGAGCCGGCCGCCGACTTTGCCAGCCACTGGACCGACCTGCGCGAGAGCGAAGAACTTCTCGGCCGCGATTTATCCGCAGAGTATGCTTCTCTGCAGGCCTGCATGCTTTCTGTGATGCGCGCGCTGTAG
- the RAT1 gene encoding ssRNA exonuclease RAT1 (Syntenic homolog of Saccharomyces cerevisiae YOR048C (RAT1)), giving the protein MGVPSFFRWLSRKYPKIISPVIEDTPQVVDGVKLPIDYSAANPNGELDNLYLDMNGIVHPCSHPENKPAPETEDEMLLAVFEYTNRVLNMARPRKVLMIAVDGVAPRAKMNQQRSRRFRSARDAKLANEEKARVLAEREAYGEMIDDAVKAKKSWDTNAITPGTPFMDKLAAALRYWTSFKLATDPGWKNLQVIISDATVPGEGEHKIMNFIRSQRADVQYNPNTTHCIYGLDADLIFLGLATHEPHFKILREDVFAQDNRRRPRQHDMMDMSAEEKQALIEQDAEKPFLWLHVSVLREYLSAELLVPRLPFHFDLERAIDDWVFMCFFCGNDFLPHLPSLDVRENSIDILVDIWKAVLPSLKTYLTCDGKLNLKGVEKVLAQLGNRESDIFKKKYEQELRKKEAQERRKMLKNNPNVTKGKVDRNFTVPLESMPVFDVNGNAAAGSLNLTNKDFANMRKEITLANEGNTKALDALKRRSDENRTQRTSDTRDFSQEELESAIEVSKGDNLSAAASLRERILAKRKAAEDPEGAPEPKNPHKAPSASETEAATPASSETASQVDIPISTGMLTPGFLDTDTGVRLFEPGYHDRYYQAKFHVPTGSIDALRKKVVRSYVEGISWVLLYYYQGCPSWTWYYPYHYAPFASDFTGISDLSVTFDLGEPFLPYEQLMSVLPAASSHNLPDVFRSLMSDPESEIYDFYPEEFPIDMNGEKMAWKALVLLPFIDETRLLAAVRQKYPLLSEAERARNVRRDEVLLISNKNTHYERFLARLYTDPAPQPVNFRHFKSGLAGTALSDAEGFRPNTKMLCPLAAGSLPDISTNLFLKTAYRMPQLPAPSKSILLNGFIPPEAQLSPADRDAIMYKYPQRWNPHTMKHNLVPVGPAAVTQYQPRIGGYRAFLFHQQLMQDRPYPPAHMHSHSSGGPPLAQGPRVTQSRYQPRRFH; this is encoded by the coding sequence ATGGGTGTTCCATCTTTCTTCAGATGGTTATCCAGAAAATATCCAAAGATTATATCACCAGTGATCGAGGATACGCCTCAGGTGGTGGACGGAGTAAAGCTACCGATTGACTATTCAGCAGCTAATCCAAATGGAGAGTTAGATAACCTGTACCTCGATATGAACGGTATTGTGCACCCATGTTCGCACCCTGAGAACAAGCCGGCGCCCGAGACGGAGGACGAGATGCTGCTCGCGGTGTTCGAGTACACCAACCGGGTGCTGAACatggcgcggccgcgcaaGGTGCTGATGATAGCGGTGGACGGTGTGGCACCACGTGCGAAGATGAACCAGCAGCGGTCGCGGCGGTTCCGCAGTGCCCGCGACGCAAAGCTGGCAAACGAAGAGAAGGCCAGGGTGCTTGCCGAGCGTGAGGCCTACGGCGAGATGATCGATGACGCGGTGAAGGCCAAGAAGTCGTGGGACACCAACGCCATTACCCCTGGCACTCCGTTCATGGACAAGTTAGCTGCAGCACTGCGCTACTGGACGAGCTTCAAGCTTGCGACCGACCCAGGGTGGAAGAATCTACAGGTGATCATCAGTGACGCTACAGTGCCAGGAGAAGGTGAGCACAAGATAATGAATTTTATCAGATCCCAGCGAGCTGACGTTCAATACAATCCCAACACTACACACTGTATATACGGGTTAGATGCTGATTTAATCTTTCTGGGTCTTGCAACCCACGAGCCCCACTTCAAGATATTGCGTGAGGATGTCTTCGCGCAGGATAACAGGAGGCGACCCCGGCAGCACGACATGATGGATATGTCTGCGGAAGAAAAGCAGGCCCTGATTGAACAGGACGCAGAGAAACCGTTCCTGTGGCTGCACGTCAGCGTGCTGCGAGAGTATCTCTCGGCAGAACTGCTTGTGCCGCGTCTGCCGTTCCACTTCGATCTGGAACGGGCGATTGACGACTGGGTATTTATGTGTTTCTTCTGCGGAAACGATTTTCTTCCTCACCTGCCGTCGTTGGACGTGCGAGAGAACAGTATCGATATACTGGTAGATATATGGAAGGCTGTGCTTCCCTCCTTAAAGACGTACCTGACCTGCGATGGGAAGCTGAATCTCAAGGGCGTGGAAAAGGTGCTTGCCCAACTGGGCAACCGTGAATCAGATATCTTCAAGAAGAAATACGAGCAGGAACTGCGCAAGAAAGAGGCGCAAGAAAGACGCAAGATgttaaagaacaacccgaatGTCACCAAGGGGAAGGTTGATAGAAACTTCACAGTTCCCTTGGAAAGCATGCCAGTCTTTGACGTCAATGGGAATGCCGCTGCGGGTTCTCTGAATCTGACTAACAAAGACTTTGCCAACATGCGCAAGGAGATCACGTTGGCAAATGAGGGCAACACCAAGGCTCTAGACGCACTCAAGCGGCGTAGTGACGAGAACAGGACACAGCGGACATCTGATACAAGGGACTTTTCTCAAGAGGAGCTTGAGAGCGCCATCGAGGTGTCTAAGGGCGATAATCTCTCCGCTGCGGCATCCTTACGGGAGCGTATTTTGGCGAAGCGCAAGGCTGCAGAAGATCCTGAGGGCGCGCCCGAGCCAAAAAATCCCCATAAGGCACCATCTGCTTCGGAGACAGAGGCAGCGACGCCTGCGAGCTCCGAAACAGCCTCGCAAGTCGATATCCCGATCTCCACTGGAATGCTCACACCTGGATTTCTGGATACGGATACAGGTGTGCGGCTCTTTGAGCCAGGCTACCACGACCGCTACTACCAAGCCAAGTTCCATGTTCCGACAGGCAGTATCGACGCGTTGCGCAAGAAAGTGGTCCGCAGCTATGTAGAGGGCATATCGTGGGTTCTCCTGTACTACTACCAGGGTTGCCCGTCCTGGACGTGGTACTATCCGTACCACTACGCACCATTCGCATCCGATTTCACAGGCATATCGGACCTGTCGGTGACCTTCGACCTCGGCGAGCCTTTCCTCCCCTATGAGCAGCTCATGAGTGTGCTGCCCGCCGCCTCCAGCCACAACCTGCCAGACGTGTTCCGGTCGCTCATGTCGGACCCCGAGTCCGAGATCTACGACTTCTACCCTGAGGAGTTCCCCATCGATATGAACGGCGAAAAGATGGCGTGGAAGGCTCTCGTCCTTCTCCCCTTCATCGACGAGACCCGGCTGCTCGCCGCTGTGCGTCAGAAATACCCGCTTCTTTCCGAAGCCGAGCGCGCCCGAAACGTCCGGCGTGACGAGGTGCTGCTCATCAGCAATAAAAACACACATTACGAACGTTTCCTCGCGCGTCTCTACACGGACCCGGCTCCCCAACCCGTCAACTTCCGTCATTTCAAAAGTGGCCTCGCAGGCACAGCGCTGTCCGACGCGGAGGGCTTCCGTCCCAACACCAAGATGCTCTGTCCGCTTGCCGCAGGCTCCCTGCCGGACATCAGCACCAACCTCTTCCTCAAGACCGCCTATCGCATGCCGCAGCTCCCTGCCCCCAGCAAGTCTATTCTACTCAACGGTTTCATCCCTCCCGAGGCCCAGCTATCGCCAGCAGATCGTGACGCCATCATGTACAAGTATCCTCAGCGCTGGAATCCTCACACCATGAAGCACAACCTGGTGCCTGTCGGCCCTGCTGCCGTCACCCAATACCAACCTCGCATCGGCGGCTACCGCGCCTTTCTGTTCCACCAACAGCTCATGCAGGATCGGCCATATCCGCCTGCCCATATGCACTCCCACTCTTCTGGTGGCCCTCCGTTGGCCCAGGGTCCTCGTGTAACTCAGTCCCGCTACCAGCCAAGGCGTTTTCACTAA
- the STD1 gene encoding Std1p (Syntenic homolog of Saccharomyces cerevisiae YDR277C (MTH1) and YOR047C (STD1)), translated as MFVSAAPPTSTKPLLPGLWRRRSGELGTISEEGEGASVAGAQKEFVHAPAEYADRARDEIRKRLLQGRASCSRRSLDQRSLASSAASVQTSLFSHRSELTEASSLEVQTVLDVQTVVTLEQALPKMFYDMYAPEILMRPKDLLPNGRPKFTKRELLDWDLNDLRSLLIVERLREEWGGQLPDIIFEKQQGAEMMPHFRFQLLRLDSPDETIIKTLVTSDIYLEANLDPDFKLASAQYTVSTARKRHAQMIGVDEPVMRLSKPEWRNIIENYLLNLAVEAQCRFDFRNACIEYKRRKQEQSKAVMPPPTLIPQKYSGSTSLLKRALIRGTYQQQRQRQQEQIKRPLKVSLTKEEKSQIWLQCQVAVYQRLGLDWTPDRI; from the coding sequence ATGTTTGTGTCTGCGGCTCCGCCGACCAGCACGAAGCCGCTGCTGCCTGGGctctggcggcggcgttcGGGCGAGCTAGGCACGATCAGCGAGGAGGGAGAGGGCGCGAGTGTTGCGGGGGCACAGAAGGAGTTTGTGCACGCGCCCGCGGAGTACGCGGACCGCGCGCGCGACGAGATCCGCAAGCGCCTGTTGCAGGggcgcgccagctgcagcaggcggtCGCTGGACCAGCGCTCCCTGGCGTCAAGCGCGGCGTCTGTGCAGACCTCGCTGTTTTCACACCGCAGCGAGCTAACCGAGGCGTCGTCACTGGAGGTGCAGACGGTCCTTGACGTACAGACGGTGGTGACACTGGAGCAAGCACTCCCAAAGATGTTCTACGACATGTATGCGCCGGAGATACTGATGCGGCCGAAAGACTTGCTCCCGAACGGGCGGCCGAAGTTCACGAAGcgggagctgctggactGGGATCTCAACGATCTGCGCTCCCTGCTGATAGTGGAGCGCTTGCGTGAGGAGTGGGGTGGCCAGTTACCTGATATTATCTTCGAGAAGCAGCAGGGGGCGGAAATGATGCCGCATTTCCGGTTTCAGCTGCTGAGGTTGGACTCGCCGGACGAGACCATCATCAAAACACTGGTTACATCTGACATATACCTGGAGGCGAACCTGGACCCAGATTTCAAGCTTGCCAGTGCCCAATACACCGTCTCGACTGCGCGGAAGCGCCATGCCCAGATGATAGGGGTGGACGAGCCGGTGATGCGCCTGTCGAAGCCGGAATGGCGGAATATTATCGAGAACTATCTTTTGAACCTGGCTGTCGAGGCTCAATGCCGCTTTGACTTTCGTAACGCCTGCATAGAGTACAAAAGGCGTAAACAGGAGCAAAGCAAGGCGGTGATGCCGCCTCCGACGCTAATTCCGCAGAAGTACAGCGGTTCGACCTCCCTGCTCAAGCGAGCGCTCATTAGGGGGACTTACCAGCAacagcgccagcgccaaCAAGAACAGATAAAGAGGCCGCTAAAGGTCAGCTTAACAAAGGAAGAAAAGTCACAAATATGGTTGCAGTGCCAGGTTGCTGTATACCAACGGCTGGGCCTAGACTGGACACCTGACAGAATATGA
- the PUS6 gene encoding pseudouridine synthase PUS6 (Syntenic homolog of Saccharomyces cerevisiae YGR169C (PUS6)), producing the protein MEPYVQNGLRKLAPYWNTRSSFVKGRWYGRTLAQVLMEEFHFSSEQVQAKILAGHCQLLRDGVVLNANTELIKNKDVFQSKQHNHEPPVLQWPLLHNVAHNTAGLKVVFEDNDLLVIDKPCGIPIHPTAYFYKNTLTEVLEDARGYPLFPCYRLDKITSGLLIFAKTQQTASRLQSQIRDQNMNKWYLARVDGNFDFNKKTASSPIYTFEPKKSLKGAFAPVRDALTEFYHVAYNEELNQSLVLCKPLTGRTHQIRIHLARLGHPIVNDPFYNVKNSKYPKRSAFMLEVEDWNTIEQDKLSHLFDEFIVEIDENWRGLNPAGDLCEECGEELPRDPEKHELILYLHAWKYNGSDISFTTEYPEWASAFEFGEIDIGRPDIY; encoded by the coding sequence ATGGAACCGTACGTTCAAAATGGCCTGAGGAAGCTAGCTCCATATTGGAACACTCGGTCTTCCTTTGTAAAAGGGCGCTGGTATGGCAGAACACTGGCACAAGTGCTGATGGAGGAGTTCCACTTCAGTTCGGAACAAGTGCAGGCTAAGATACTAGCGGGACATTGCCAGCTTCTAAGGGATGGCGTGGTATTGAATGCTAATACGGAGCTTATTAAGAACAAAGACGTCTTTCAGTCAAAGCAGCACAATCACGAGCCACCAGTACTTCAATGGCCTCTATTACACAACGTTGCACACAATACCGCTGGCCTGAAGGTAGTTTTCGAGGATAACGACCTTCTGGTCATCGATAAGCCATGTGGAATACCTATCCATCCAACTGCATACTTCTATAAGAATACTCTGACAGAGGTGTTAGAAGACGCTCGGGGATATCCGTTGTTTCCCTGCTACAGGCTGGACAAGATAACGTCTGGCTTACTCATCTTTGCCAAGACACAGCAGACAGCTAGCAGACTACAAAGCCAGATAAGAGATCAGAACATGAATAAGTGGTACCTAGCCCGTGTTGATGGTAATTTTGATTTTAATAAGAAAACTGCTTCTTCTCCCATCTACACGTTTGAACCTAAGAAGAGCCTGAAAGGAGCCTTTGCGCCAGTTCGTGATGCACTGACTGAGTTTTATCATGTTGCATATAATGAGGAATTGAATCAGTCTTTGGTTCTGTGCAAGCCGCTGACTGGTCGCACACATCAGATTAGAATCCACCTTGCACGCCTCGGACACCCAATTGTTAATGATCCCTTTTACAATGTGAAAAACTCCAAGTATCCAAAACGATCTGCATTTATGCTTGAAGTGGAAGATTGGAATACGATTGAGCAGGATAAGCTGTCACATTTATTCGATGAGTTCATTGTTGAGATTGATGAAAACTGGCGAGGTTTAAATCCCGCCGGTGACCTGTGCGAAGAATGTGGGGAGGAGTTACCAAGAGATCCAGAAAAGCATGAGCTGATCTTGTACCTACATGCATGGAAGTATAATGGCAGCGATATATCCTTTACAACAGAATATCCCGAATGGGCCAGTGCCTTCGAATTTGGAGAGATAGATATAGGGAGGCCTGATATTTATTGA